One genomic segment of Leptolyngbya sp. FACHB-261 includes these proteins:
- a CDS encoding Uma2 family endonuclease — protein sequence MVLSLTADKGEKRLLYQVLGVTEYWIIDVQNMEVIAFGIVDGGSKRIQQSQVLPLAIGLLQEAFQRSRQMNQGQVFAWLMSLVNESVPGVETSFVQPWYFYISKSL from the coding sequence TTGGTCCTATCTTTAACTGCTGATAAAGGTGAGAAGCGGCTTTTGTATCAAGTTTTAGGAGTAACAGAATATTGGATTATTGATGTGCAGAATATGGAGGTTATAGCGTTTGGAATTGTCGATGGAGGTAGTAAGCGCATCCAGCAATCTCAAGTCTTGCCTCTAGCCATTGGCCTGCTCCAGGAAGCCTTTCAACGTAGCCGTCAGATGAACCAGGGCCAAGTCTTTGCCTGGTTAATGAGCCTGGTTAATGAATCGGTTCCAGGCGTAGAAACGAGCTTTGTTCAACCCTGGTATTTCTATATCTCTAAATCGCTATAG
- the ampC gene encoding class C beta-lactamase, producing the protein MKISVLKVGIIAAISFFLGACAHATDSGDQSQLEQVVSEAIRPLMDENNVPGMVVAVTVEGKRYFFNYGVASKESGQKVTENTIFEIGSISKTFTATLASYAQVSGTLSLSDHASKYLPALTGSSFDQISLLDLGTYTAGGLPLQFPDDVSDQEGMIAYYKGWRPSYTPGTHRLYSNPSIGLFGYLAAKSMGEPFDDLMEKKLFPRLGLTHTYLRVPQDQMGQYAYGYSKDNKPTRVTPGVLDSEAYGVKTTASDMIQFVEANMNGTDLDATLQRAIAGTHTGYFKVSDMTQGLGWEMYAYPINLEQLLAGNSPQVIFKANEVTRLAPPLSPQENVLINKTGSTNGFGAYVAFVPTKGIGIVIMANKNYPIPARVKAAYQILIALDR; encoded by the coding sequence ATGAAAATTTCTGTTTTGAAGGTTGGAATTATTGCTGCCATTTCCTTTTTCCTCGGCGCCTGCGCCCACGCTACCGATAGCGGAGACCAAAGCCAATTGGAGCAAGTCGTGAGCGAGGCGATTCGGCCCCTTATGGACGAGAACAATGTTCCGGGGATGGTTGTGGCGGTCACGGTTGAGGGAAAGCGATATTTCTTTAATTACGGTGTCGCCTCGAAGGAGAGCGGACAAAAGGTCACTGAGAATACGATTTTTGAGATCGGCTCGATCAGCAAAACCTTCACAGCAACCCTCGCGTCCTATGCGCAAGTGAGTGGGACTCTGTCTCTGTCCGATCACGCAAGCAAATATCTGCCCGCACTCACTGGCAGCAGTTTCGACCAAATTAGCCTTCTCGATCTGGGCACCTATACGGCAGGCGGTCTACCCCTGCAGTTTCCGGACGATGTCAGTGATCAGGAAGGGATGATCGCCTATTACAAAGGCTGGCGCCCGAGTTATACGCCTGGTACCCATCGGCTCTATTCGAACCCGAGCATCGGCTTGTTTGGCTATCTGGCCGCTAAAAGCATGGGCGAGCCTTTCGATGATCTGATGGAAAAGAAGCTTTTCCCGAGGCTTGGCCTGACGCACACTTACCTCAGGGTCCCGCAAGACCAGATGGGCCAATACGCTTATGGCTACTCGAAAGATAACAAGCCAACCCGAGTGACGCCTGGCGTTCTGGATTCGGAAGCCTATGGCGTGAAGACAACTGCGTCAGACATGATCCAGTTCGTTGAGGCAAATATGAACGGCACGGATCTGGACGCAACCCTCCAACGCGCGATTGCTGGAACGCACACCGGATACTTTAAGGTCAGCGACATGACGCAGGGCTTGGGATGGGAGATGTATGCCTATCCAATAAATCTTGAGCAGCTGCTTGCAGGGAACTCGCCGCAAGTGATATTTAAGGCCAACGAGGTGACCAGACTTGCCCCGCCGCTGTCACCGCAGGAGAATGTGCTGATCAACAAAACCGGCTCGACGAACGGGTTCGGCGCCTATGTTGCCTTTGTTCCCACCAAGGGCATCGGTATTGTGATAATGGCGAACAAGAACTATCCCATTCCAGCTCGCGTGAAGGCGGCCTACCAAATATTGATAGCGCTGGATAGGTAG
- a CDS encoding SMEK domain-containing protein — protein sequence MQSLHTQNKINELMAVFVSQVKGATSMGRTDINKVAETVLIPLFKEIYGYTKLKNLNTDERANYPAIDLGDEIARVAIQVTSTTDSEKIKDTLRGFVEHKLYEKFDRLFVYILTEKQKTYSGRGYQNIIQNKFLFDKNKDVRDYRDLLAVASNFQIDKLRRILNILEANFGNTGTPLLIEPEPPAFETVHLNLLELFFPKNLYISDISIDRERVIDGSVNEGLGLNRDASTRDVVRAALGQAGVSFGLDWVCHKGRIVTFHDLRNSDLPLSTIIDRRTTTSIDPQEFYEIDDDHENIFKSLLGRCLQQKLYHQHVVWQHQDKVFIFSEVEGSTTRKEEWYSDKKNTRTVYERVMKNNKPDEIFYCKHFAFRTKYQRFGQNWYLCIVPDWFFSFDGYRRSFYAKEKLDWLKRHENDRSIYNHLSFIAAFLKTERPLDLFFTRRHYSFLSFGELVTFDDSPSLNDDDWNPKTLGDANVSTDELKQIELPLEL from the coding sequence ATGCAATCTTTACACACTCAAAACAAGATTAATGAGTTGATGGCAGTTTTTGTGTCTCAGGTCAAAGGCGCTACATCAATGGGGAGGACTGATATTAACAAGGTTGCCGAGACAGTTTTAATACCCTTGTTCAAAGAGATATATGGCTACACTAAACTCAAAAACCTAAACACTGACGAGAGAGCTAACTATCCCGCTATCGATTTAGGCGATGAAATAGCAAGGGTTGCGATTCAAGTTACTTCGACAACAGATAGTGAGAAGATAAAAGACACCTTGCGCGGCTTTGTAGAGCACAAGCTTTATGAGAAATTTGATCGATTGTTTGTCTATATTTTGACTGAGAAGCAGAAGACATACTCAGGGCGCGGTTACCAAAATATTATTCAAAATAAATTTCTATTTGATAAGAACAAAGATGTTCGTGACTATCGAGACCTGCTTGCTGTTGCGTCTAATTTTCAAATCGATAAGCTTCGCAGAATCCTGAATATCTTAGAGGCTAACTTTGGGAACACCGGAACTCCTCTTTTAATAGAACCTGAACCGCCTGCGTTTGAGACAGTTCATCTCAATCTGCTAGAACTGTTTTTCCCTAAAAATTTGTACATCTCTGACATAAGTATTGATAGAGAAAGAGTCATTGACGGTTCTGTAAATGAAGGTTTGGGGCTTAATAGAGACGCTTCTACACGAGACGTAGTGCGTGCTGCCTTAGGACAAGCAGGTGTAAGCTTTGGGCTAGACTGGGTCTGCCATAAAGGAAGGATTGTGACCTTTCATGATCTCAGAAATAGTGATTTGCCACTCTCAACAATTATTGACCGCAGAACAACAACTTCAATTGATCCACAAGAATTTTATGAGATTGACGACGATCATGAAAACATATTCAAGTCCTTGCTAGGCCGTTGTTTGCAACAAAAACTATATCATCAACATGTCGTTTGGCAGCATCAAGACAAGGTTTTTATTTTTTCCGAGGTCGAAGGTTCTACAACGCGTAAAGAAGAGTGGTACAGCGACAAGAAGAATACTCGTACTGTTTACGAACGGGTGATGAAGAATAACAAGCCTGATGAGATCTTCTACTGCAAGCACTTTGCCTTCCGAACCAAATACCAGAGGTTTGGGCAAAACTGGTACCTTTGCATTGTGCCAGATTGGTTTTTTAGTTTCGACGGCTACCGTCGCTCTTTCTACGCTAAGGAGAAATTAGATTGGCTAAAACGGCATGAAAATGACAGAAGTATTTATAATCACTTAAGTTTTATCGCAGCATTTCTAAAGACTGAGCGACCTTTAGACCTATTTTTTACAAGGCGCCATTATTCCTTCCTGTCTTTTGGAGAGCTTGTCACCTTTGATGATTCCCCATCCCTGAATGATGATGATTGGAACCCTAAAACCTTGGGGGATGCCAACGTTAGTACAGATGAATTAAAGCAAATAGAGCTACCCTTGGAACTATGA
- a CDS encoding Uma2 family endonuclease has translation MRQIQTKLSTDIWVSATWDEYLQAASNPAYAEAKGYYHNGRMRLEMAPLGNPHSRDHFIVIAAISLFATVRGIDLDGHDNCSYRKMGSEEAQPDVSFYLGANAEAIPWEATIIDLDVYPAPDLVIEVAYSSLADDKGEKRLLYESLGVREYWIIDVQNVQVLAFEIQNRGSRRIEQSQVLSGLDIALLEEAFRRSRQMNHGKVSAWLLSQFQA, from the coding sequence ATGCGTCAAATTCAAACCAAGCTTTCAACTGATATCTGGGTGAGTGCTACCTGGGACGAATACCTTCAGGCTGCTAGCAATCCCGCCTATGCAGAAGCTAAAGGTTACTACCACAATGGACGCATGAGGCTGGAAATGGCTCCGCTTGGCAATCCTCATTCCCGTGACCATTTCATTGTGATTGCTGCGATCTCTCTCTTTGCCACAGTTCGAGGCATTGATTTGGATGGTCATGACAACTGTAGCTATCGCAAGATGGGAAGTGAGGAAGCGCAGCCGGATGTCTCGTTTTACCTGGGGGCTAATGCTGAGGCTATTCCTTGGGAAGCGACGATTATTGACCTTGATGTTTACCCAGCTCCTGACCTTGTGATTGAGGTTGCCTATTCTTCGCTGGCGGATGACAAGGGGGAGAAACGACTACTGTACGAATCACTGGGCGTTCGGGAGTATTGGATTATTGATGTCCAAAATGTTCAGGTGCTTGCGTTTGAGATTCAGAATCGAGGTAGTCGCAGGATTGAGCAGTCTCAGGTGCTTTCGGGTTTGGATATTGCACTGTTAGAAGAAGCTTTTCGGCGTAGTCGGCAGATGAATCATGGCAAGGTTAGTGCTTGGTTGTTGTCTCAGTTTCAAGCTTGA
- a CDS encoding class I SAM-dependent methyltransferase, which translates to MGISVYYSKIADVYDQTRWLTEPIAEEVADFILTLVKATPETTFLEPGIGTGLNVLPLVRRGYSVTGIDVSQEMLNQFRQKLPEIPPNLKLIHGDASQLPFSDTSFDVVLTVHMLHSVSNLEIFLDEIDRVLKPKGFYLNAQWITPPARLEFEQHFRTILSKYEEPQPSQQPRRVTNRINVEDYLRNKGYQCNYLIAKEWTVSNQVQELLSFYRLRAYGLCWLVPDEAFHFAMEEFEVFCHDYYGSLEVELSSQARFEIWAYTA; encoded by the coding sequence TTGGGAATAAGTGTTTACTACAGCAAAATTGCTGATGTTTATGATCAAACTCGCTGGCTGACAGAACCAATCGCTGAGGAAGTTGCAGATTTTATTCTTACTCTAGTCAAGGCAACTCCTGAAACTACTTTTCTAGAACCTGGTATAGGAACTGGGTTAAACGTTCTTCCTTTGGTAAGACGCGGCTATTCTGTGACTGGCATTGATGTTTCCCAGGAGATGCTTAACCAGTTTCGTCAAAAGCTGCCTGAAATTCCTCCGAATCTGAAGCTGATCCATGGGGATGCCTCACAGCTACCTTTTTCAGACACCAGTTTTGACGTTGTGCTAACTGTTCACATGCTCCACTCTGTTTCCAACTTAGAAATATTTTTAGACGAGATCGATCGTGTCCTAAAACCAAAGGGTTTTTATCTTAATGCTCAATGGATTACTCCACCCGCAAGACTAGAATTTGAGCAGCATTTCAGAACTATCTTATCCAAGTATGAAGAGCCACAACCTTCACAACAGCCACGTAGAGTAACTAATAGAATTAACGTAGAAGATTATTTGCGTAATAAAGGGTATCAGTGTAATTATTTGATAGCTAAGGAATGGACGGTAAGCAACCAAGTTCAAGAATTACTCAGTTTCTACAGGTTACGGGCGTACGGGTTGTGTTGGCTTGTTCCAGATGAAGCGTTTCATTTTGCAATGGAAGAGTTTGAAGTATTTTGTCATGACTATTACGGTTCATTGGAGGTGGAGTTATCATCTCAAGCACGATTTGAGATATGGGCATACACCGCTTGA
- a CDS encoding AraC family transcriptional regulator, whose protein sequence is MAGNLISPLELGQRLNKPPVLSSRQLGWNGILVEQCQCSSPSSFEMELPAISDHWLNLSLGRPTSLIQQRDDRLHESIVQRGDSIFVPAGQPSYWRQHEGDICCPLHICLKPKLIEQVAEASEIDTGRINLVNCFGKQDLQLHHIAMLFLAELQSGSVMGRLYIESLTQVLVIHLLRHYSEVAQVITSENRRLTHTQLQQAVDYIHTHLNRDLSLAELASVINISPTYFASLFKRATGISPHQYVIQQRVKRAKAMLMKTDLTIADIALQVGFSSQSHLTQQFKRLTGMTPKQVR, encoded by the coding sequence ATGGCAGGGAACCTTATTAGTCCGCTTGAACTCGGTCAACGACTGAATAAACCTCCGGTATTATCCAGTCGGCAACTGGGCTGGAATGGGATTTTAGTTGAGCAATGCCAATGTTCTTCACCGTCATCCTTTGAAATGGAGCTTCCCGCCATATCAGATCATTGGCTTAACTTGTCCTTGGGGCGTCCTACCTCTTTAATCCAGCAACGCGACGATCGTCTACATGAATCCATTGTTCAAAGGGGGGACAGCATCTTTGTTCCTGCCGGACAACCAAGCTACTGGCGTCAGCACGAAGGTGACATTTGCTGCCCGCTACACATTTGCTTGAAACCGAAGTTGATCGAACAAGTCGCTGAAGCATCCGAAATTGATACAGGGCGGATCAACCTCGTAAACTGTTTCGGCAAGCAAGATTTACAGCTTCATCATATTGCGATGCTGTTTTTAGCTGAGTTGCAGTCAGGTAGCGTGATGGGTCGATTGTATATCGAATCATTGACTCAAGTATTAGTTATTCATCTACTGCGACATTATTCTGAAGTTGCACAAGTCATTACATCTGAGAATAGAAGATTAACTCATACTCAGTTGCAGCAAGCGGTCGATTATATTCACACTCACCTTAATCGAGACTTATCCCTGGCTGAACTTGCAAGCGTGATCAATATCAGTCCCACTTACTTTGCCAGTTTGTTCAAACGTGCTACAGGAATTTCTCCACATCAGTATGTGATTCAACAGCGAGTGAAACGGGCGAAAGCGATGCTGATGAAAACAGATTTGACGATCGCGGACATCGCCTTACAAGTGGGCTTCTCTAGCCAAAGTCATTTGACACAACAGTTTAAGCGCCTCACTGGAATGACACCCAAGCAAGTTCGCTAA
- a CDS encoding response regulator transcription factor, which produces MNRILITEDNPRITSFLETGLQVHGFTTMVVSSAQDASRLADSNNFDLLILDLGLPDGDGLTVIARIRGQGETIPIIVLTARDGVDDTVIALEAGADDYVTKPFRFEELLARIRVQLRNRQVPGARQETTLRVGEITLDLLSRQVWVGDRTIDLSAREFLLAEVFLRHPTQVLTREQLLDRIWGYDYDPGTNIVNVYVGHLRRKLGEKRIETVRGIGYRLKV; this is translated from the coding sequence ATGAATCGCATCCTGATCACTGAAGACAATCCCCGCATTACTTCCTTTTTAGAGACGGGGTTGCAAGTTCACGGTTTCACCACAATGGTGGTGTCCTCTGCTCAGGATGCTTCTCGCCTTGCGGACAGCAATAATTTCGACCTGTTGATTTTAGATCTGGGACTGCCGGACGGGGATGGTCTAACTGTGATTGCCAGGATTCGGGGTCAGGGCGAAACCATTCCGATCATCGTCTTAACTGCACGCGATGGCGTCGATGATACGGTGATTGCTCTGGAGGCAGGAGCCGATGATTATGTGACTAAGCCCTTTCGATTTGAGGAACTCCTCGCTCGGATTCGGGTGCAACTCCGCAATCGGCAGGTGCCCGGTGCTCGGCAGGAAACGACCTTACGTGTGGGCGAAATCACTTTAGATTTGCTCAGTCGCCAAGTTTGGGTTGGTGATCGCACGATCGATCTGTCTGCCCGTGAGTTTCTGCTTGCCGAAGTCTTTCTACGCCACCCTACACAGGTGCTGACGCGAGAGCAACTGCTCGATCGCATCTGGGGTTATGACTATGACCCCGGTACCAACATCGTCAATGTTTATGTAGGGCATCTCCGCCGCAAGCTGGGAGAAAAACGAATTGAAACTGTGCGTGGGATTGGCTATCGACTCAAGGTCTGA
- a CDS encoding efflux RND transporter permease subunit — protein MNFIELAVRWRHGTFVLFCLLAMLGVFALLSLPLELQPGGDRPEITITTTYPGAGPTEVEDLVTRPLEEQMEQVLGVQEISSSSRAGRSNITLEFTQDADLNARLVDVINRLQQADSLPPEADESNVELVGGNSSPMMWIPMVPRDGNGDPDRYRDLAEEVIVPRLRRVEGTGQFLIVGGRRREVEVKVDPRALSDRNLTIGDVVRTLQENNRDIRGGPLILGRREYRVRTISRSQDLSQIEGFVLRRDASGTVYLRDVAQAQMGRKVQDSALVFNGTPTIAIGVVRQVGANVPVVAKGVRDTITQLEAELNGQGEGVRFAYNYDESQYIEQSVSLVQGNLISGALLATAVLVLFLGSLRTVAVVALTIPISLIAIFVVLQLLGRTLNIISLAGVAFAVGMVVDCAIVVIENIFTHMQKGKSVMRAAIEGTQEVWAAMLGSTLTNVVVFLPLIMVTGEAGQLFADLAIVLSFSAIFALFSAITLVPMLSGLFLDQSEAQRMLSTTGQSPSQSPAMPPASGWFGKVQQAIYRTSDIFRYFQGKLEDFLAATVSWSIGRRRMGRRLLMLGIPLGLLVVSVLLLPPADYLPEGNRNLVVLRAEPMPGTSIPEAIRQSQPVQDFLRSQPEVERIMYVDRPGALRGIATILKPEFATTQGLAEMVDRLRAKASDFAGYRFVIPTRISIFQDPGKEFDVDIVGADLEQLSELEQDITGKLRELPGVRNVRSNFVMGAGEIQVIPYRERLAEVGLSEAEVGSLVEAALGGRLASDFIDGKEELDISVELRDTAVATPEQLRQLPLFARGRQIQLGDVAEVRETTGPDVVNHVDLERAVSLTISLAPDAPLGTLVQRTEDEILAPLRAQLPAGYRLNLSGSADQLAQTVAQLASAFAFSVLITYLLLVALYRSFLYPLVIMATVPMGMSGALLSLVLVNRVLGWVVPLDMITALGFVILTGVVVNNAILLVDRALQLQQEGEDYDASLYNATRDRLRAIFMAAGTSVLGMLPLAVVPGQGAELYQGLGIVLTGGLTFSTILTPTVVPAIMGLLRDFSERTASKSKPPTPKPQVQNLA, from the coding sequence ATGAATTTCATTGAACTCGCGGTGCGCTGGCGGCACGGCACCTTTGTGTTGTTCTGCCTGCTGGCAATGTTGGGGGTGTTTGCCTTACTCAGCCTGCCTCTGGAATTACAACCGGGGGGCGACCGTCCTGAAATCACAATTACCACCACCTATCCTGGTGCAGGACCCACGGAAGTGGAAGACCTGGTGACGCGCCCGCTCGAAGAGCAAATGGAACAGGTGCTGGGCGTCCAGGAGATCAGCAGTAGCTCCCGGGCTGGACGGAGCAACATCACCCTGGAATTTACTCAGGATGCGGATCTGAATGCTCGCTTGGTGGACGTGATCAACCGCCTGCAACAGGCAGATAGCCTACCGCCCGAAGCCGACGAATCCAATGTGGAGCTGGTGGGCGGCAACAGCTCGCCCATGATGTGGATTCCGATGGTGCCGAGGGATGGCAACGGCGATCCCGATCGCTACCGGGATCTGGCAGAAGAGGTGATTGTGCCTCGCCTGCGGCGGGTTGAGGGCACTGGGCAATTTTTGATTGTGGGTGGTCGCCGGCGAGAAGTGGAGGTCAAGGTTGACCCTAGAGCGCTGTCCGATCGCAACCTGACGATCGGCGATGTAGTGCGAACACTGCAAGAAAACAACCGGGATATTCGCGGCGGCCCCCTGATTCTAGGGCGGCGAGAATACCGGGTGAGAACGATTAGCCGTTCGCAGGATCTGTCCCAGATTGAAGGCTTTGTGCTGCGTCGAGATGCCTCAGGAACCGTGTATCTGCGGGATGTGGCTCAGGCACAGATGGGTCGTAAAGTGCAGGACAGTGCTCTGGTGTTTAATGGCACGCCTACGATTGCGATCGGCGTGGTCCGGCAGGTGGGCGCGAACGTGCCCGTGGTTGCCAAAGGCGTGCGCGACACCATTACCCAGTTGGAAGCGGAACTCAATGGCCAGGGCGAAGGGGTTCGGTTTGCCTACAACTACGACGAGAGCCAGTACATTGAGCAGTCGGTTTCCCTGGTCCAAGGAAATCTGATCAGCGGTGCCTTACTCGCCACTGCGGTTCTGGTCTTGTTTCTGGGGTCTCTGCGAACCGTTGCTGTAGTGGCACTGACCATTCCAATCAGCTTGATTGCCATTTTTGTGGTTCTGCAACTGTTGGGGCGGACCTTGAACATCATCAGCCTTGCCGGAGTTGCTTTTGCCGTGGGCATGGTGGTGGATTGCGCGATCGTCGTGATCGAAAACATCTTCACCCACATGCAAAAGGGGAAGAGTGTCATGCGAGCAGCGATCGAGGGCACTCAGGAAGTGTGGGCTGCGATGCTTGGTTCCACCTTGACTAACGTGGTGGTGTTTCTGCCGCTGATTATGGTGACGGGAGAAGCGGGGCAACTATTTGCTGATTTGGCGATCGTTCTTTCCTTCTCTGCCATCTTCGCTCTGTTCTCTGCGATCACGCTGGTGCCGATGCTCTCCGGGCTGTTTCTGGATCAGTCCGAGGCGCAGCGGATGCTCTCCACAACAGGGCAATCCCCATCTCAATCTCCGGCGATGCCTCCCGCCTCTGGCTGGTTTGGCAAAGTGCAGCAAGCGATCTACCGCACCTCTGACATTTTCCGGTATTTCCAAGGCAAGTTAGAGGATTTCCTCGCCGCTACTGTCAGTTGGTCGATTGGACGTAGACGGATGGGGCGCAGGCTGTTGATGCTAGGCATTCCCCTGGGGTTGCTCGTCGTCAGCGTTTTGTTGTTGCCCCCAGCCGATTATTTGCCAGAAGGTAACCGCAACCTGGTGGTGTTACGGGCAGAACCCATGCCGGGAACCAGTATTCCCGAAGCGATCCGGCAGTCCCAGCCAGTACAGGACTTTCTGCGCTCGCAGCCGGAAGTGGAGCGGATCATGTATGTCGATCGTCCGGGGGCGCTGCGGGGGATTGCTACCATCCTCAAACCGGAATTTGCTACCACTCAGGGGCTTGCCGAAATGGTGGATCGGTTGCGGGCGAAAGCCAGTGACTTTGCCGGCTACCGCTTTGTCATCCCGACCCGCATTTCGATCTTCCAGGATCCAGGCAAGGAATTTGATGTGGATATCGTGGGCGCTGACCTGGAGCAGTTAAGCGAACTGGAACAGGACATCACTGGCAAATTGCGGGAGTTACCTGGTGTCCGTAACGTGCGCTCGAACTTTGTCATGGGAGCAGGGGAAATCCAAGTCATCCCCTATCGCGAACGGCTAGCAGAAGTCGGACTGTCGGAAGCCGAGGTGGGTTCCCTGGTGGAAGCAGCGCTGGGCGGACGCTTGGCATCGGACTTTATTGATGGCAAAGAAGAACTGGATATCTCCGTGGAGCTGAGAGATACAGCAGTGGCAACCCCCGAACAACTGCGCCAGCTACCCCTGTTTGCCAGGGGACGCCAGATTCAGCTTGGTGACGTGGCAGAAGTGCGGGAAACCACGGGCCCTGATGTCGTCAACCACGTGGATCTCGAACGGGCAGTCAGTCTGACAATTTCCCTTGCCCCCGATGCCCCCCTTGGCACGCTGGTTCAGCGGACGGAGGATGAGATTCTGGCTCCTCTGCGAGCGCAACTGCCGGCGGGCTATCGTCTAAATCTGTCAGGCTCGGCGGATCAACTAGCGCAAACCGTGGCTCAACTGGCGAGCGCGTTTGCCTTCTCCGTGCTGATTACCTACCTGTTGCTGGTGGCCTTGTATCGCTCGTTCCTTTATCCCCTGGTAATTATGGCAACGGTGCCCATGGGGATGAGTGGGGCCTTGTTGAGCCTGGTGCTGGTCAACCGGGTGCTGGGCTGGGTGGTACCTCTGGATATGATTACCGCTCTGGGGTTCGTGATCTTGACCGGAGTTGTGGTGAATAACGCCATTCTGCTGGTCGATCGCGCCCTGCAATTGCAACAGGAGGGCGAGGATTACGATGCTTCGCTCTACAATGCCACCCGAGATCGTCTGCGAGCCATCTTCATGGCTGCCGGAACCAGTGTGCTGGGCATGTTGCCCTTAGCAGTGGTCCCCGGACAGGGGGCAGAGCTATATCAGGGCTTGGGAATTGTCCTCACGGGAGGACTGACATTCTCCACGATTCTCACACCAACGGTGGTGCCAGCGATTATGGGGCTATTGCGCGATTTCTCTGAGCGCACTGCCTCTAAATCCAAACCTCCCACGCCAAAACCTCAGGTTCAGAACCTTGCTTAA
- a CDS encoding efflux RND transporter periplasmic adaptor subunit → MSNVDSSVPTSEQSNPVSETPVPETPVSETVPETPSQTSSPNRWLWVVLAVMVTTGGIATWRSLAAGPASEPAVAQQGPPPRAVETTALTQGTSARQVQLLGQVEASERATVRAQTSGVIQQLLVQPGERVQPGMTIAVLDGADQQLALSQAEARLAQQRSNLARLTVGTRPEIIAQREAALSAATAREQEAIDNLRRTETLVQEGALSQRGLIEARSAVDAARGERLEAQAQLAEAQAGPIREEIDAQRANMAAAQAEVNQAKLAQLRTQVKATSTGVVERRLVSRGDYVQNNGELVSLISGDRLDIFLELPEELTGRVTPGMPIQLTSRALPQWNQRTTVTAVVPAADSASRRQRVRVRLENVGQRLLPGMAITGTLGLPSNRPSFVVSRDTLTQRQNQWLVFALAEGKAKQIPVEMVTDMGETVAIYSSELQPGQEIVLRGGDTLRDGAPVKVVQNNQP, encoded by the coding sequence ATGAGCAACGTTGACTCTTCGGTGCCAACTTCTGAACAGTCGAACCCTGTCTCTGAAACTCCAGTCCCTGAAACCCCAGTCTCTGAAACTGTCCCTGAAACCCCATCACAGACATCCTCTCCAAACCGTTGGCTGTGGGTAGTGCTGGCAGTGATGGTGACAACGGGTGGGATTGCAACCTGGCGATCGCTGGCAGCAGGTCCGGCCTCGGAGCCTGCCGTTGCCCAACAAGGTCCGCCCCCCAGAGCGGTGGAAACGACTGCCCTGACCCAGGGGACCTCTGCCCGGCAAGTACAACTTTTGGGTCAGGTGGAAGCATCGGAACGGGCGACCGTCCGCGCTCAAACCAGTGGGGTAATTCAACAGCTTCTGGTGCAACCGGGCGAGCGAGTTCAACCGGGAATGACAATCGCTGTGCTGGATGGCGCGGATCAACAATTGGCTCTATCGCAGGCGGAGGCACGGTTGGCCCAGCAGCGCAGCAACCTGGCACGGTTAACCGTGGGCACCCGTCCTGAAATCATTGCCCAACGGGAAGCAGCCCTGAGTGCGGCGACCGCGCGGGAACAGGAAGCAATCGATAACCTCAGGCGCACCGAAACCCTGGTGCAGGAAGGCGCGCTCTCCCAACGGGGACTGATTGAAGCCCGATCTGCGGTAGATGCAGCACGAGGGGAACGGCTGGAAGCTCAGGCACAACTAGCAGAGGCGCAGGCAGGCCCAATTCGGGAAGAAATCGACGCCCAACGGGCGAACATGGCAGCCGCACAAGCGGAAGTAAATCAGGCAAAGCTCGCCCAATTGCGGACGCAGGTGAAGGCAACCTCTACCGGAGTGGTGGAGCGTCGTCTCGTCAGCCGGGGTGACTATGTGCAAAACAATGGAGAACTGGTGTCGCTGATTTCGGGCGATCGTCTCGACATCTTTTTGGAATTGCCGGAAGAGTTAACGGGACGAGTGACGCCGGGAATGCCGATTCAGCTGACCTCACGGGCATTGCCCCAGTGGAACCAGCGCACCACTGTCACCGCAGTAGTGCCTGCGGCAGATTCCGCTTCCCGGCGACAACGGGTACGGGTGCGCCTAGAGAATGTGGGGCAGCGGTTGCTCCCCGGTATGGCAATCACTGGAACCTTGGGCTTGCCCTCAAACCGCCCCAGTTTTGTGGTTTCCCGCGATACGCTGACCCAGCGACAGAATCAGTGGTTGGTGTTTGCGCTCGCCGAGGGCAAGGCGAAGCAAATCCCGGTGGAAATGGTGACTGACATGGGTGAAACCGTTGCCATTTATAGCAGCGAACTGCAACCGGGGCAGGAAATTGTCTTGCGGGGTGGCGATACGCTGCGAGACGGTGCGCCCGTAAAAGTTGTTCAGAACAACCAACCGTAA